In one Pseudodesulfovibrio tunisiensis genomic region, the following are encoded:
- a CDS encoding UDP-glucose dehydrogenase family protein, which yields MNICIVGTGYVGLVSAACFAEMGSHVMCVDVNPVVVETLKSGKVHIFEPGLEEMVARNTSEGRLDFTTDLGQGLAEAEVVFITVGTPCGEDGSCDLRYVDAVAREVGQRMTSPKIVVDKSTVPVGTADRVRGIIAGELAKRGFDIDFDVVSNPEFLKEGDAVNDFMKPDRVIVGTDNPASAKVLRSLYAPFARSRDKLIVMGVRSAEMTKYAANCMLATKISFINEVANICERVGADVSEVRAGIGSDSRIGYSFIYPGVGYGGSCFPKDVKALIRTADEHGWNARLIRAVDDVNDVQKGVLADKVKAYFEPQGGVAGKTLALWGIAFKANTDDIREASSVVVIRELTAAGMKVRAFDPVASERARKELADVEGLEIVESEYEALEGADALAVVTEWNMFRNPDFERIKASLTAPIVFDGRNLYAPEDMGARGFAYFSIGRKAVA from the coding sequence ATGAATATCTGCATCGTTGGGACCGGATATGTCGGCTTGGTGTCCGCCGCATGTTTTGCCGAAATGGGCAGCCATGTGATGTGCGTGGACGTCAATCCTGTTGTGGTGGAAACCCTGAAGAGCGGCAAGGTGCATATTTTCGAGCCCGGCCTTGAGGAGATGGTTGCCCGCAACACTTCGGAAGGTCGATTGGATTTCACGACCGATCTGGGGCAGGGACTGGCCGAGGCCGAAGTCGTGTTCATCACCGTGGGGACGCCGTGCGGTGAGGACGGAAGCTGCGACCTGCGCTACGTCGATGCCGTGGCCCGCGAAGTCGGACAGCGCATGACCTCGCCCAAGATCGTGGTGGACAAGTCCACCGTGCCCGTAGGCACTGCGGACCGGGTTCGGGGCATCATTGCCGGGGAGCTGGCAAAGCGCGGTTTCGACATCGACTTCGACGTGGTTTCCAATCCGGAGTTTCTCAAGGAAGGCGACGCGGTCAACGATTTCATGAAGCCGGATCGCGTCATCGTGGGCACGGACAATCCCGCCTCGGCCAAGGTGTTGCGTTCCCTGTACGCTCCGTTTGCGCGTAGTCGGGACAAGCTCATCGTCATGGGTGTGCGCAGCGCGGAAATGACCAAGTATGCAGCCAACTGCATGCTTGCCACCAAGATTTCCTTCATCAATGAGGTTGCCAACATCTGCGAGCGCGTGGGCGCGGACGTGTCCGAGGTGCGTGCCGGAATCGGGTCGGACAGCCGTATCGGCTACAGTTTCATCTATCCCGGCGTGGGCTATGGCGGCTCCTGTTTTCCCAAGGACGTCAAGGCGCTGATCCGCACCGCGGACGAGCACGGGTGGAACGCGCGTTTGATTCGGGCCGTGGATGACGTGAATGATGTGCAGAAAGGCGTGCTGGCCGACAAGGTCAAGGCGTATTTCGAACCGCAGGGGGGTGTCGCCGGAAAGACGCTGGCCTTGTGGGGTATCGCTTTCAAGGCCAATACCGATGACATCCGCGAGGCCTCTTCCGTGGTCGTGATTCGCGAGTTGACGGCTGCGGGCATGAAGGTTCGCGCCTTTGATCCGGTGGCCAGCGAGCGCGCCCGCAAGGAGCTGGCGGACGTGGAAGGGCTGGAGATCGTGGAGAGCGAGTACGAGGCTCTGGAGGGAGCGGACGCTTTGGCCGTGGTCACGGAGTGGAACATGTTTCGCAACCCGGATTTCGAACGCATCAAGGCGTCTCTGACCGCTCCCATCGTGTTTGACGGCCGCAATCTGTATGCGCCCGAGGATATGGGGGCGCGCGGATTCGCCTATTTCAGTATTGGCAGAAAGGCCGTGGCCTGA
- a CDS encoding pyridoxine 5'-phosphate synthase: MPVLVVNVDHVATLRQARMGIEPEPVTAAYMAETAGATGIIVHLREDRRHIQDRDVELIKATCNTRLHLEMAATGEMQSIALKVNPEMVCLVPEKRQELTTEGGLNCIGREQELREFLKPIHDQGIRASLFIDADPAQIEAAAAIGSEFIEIHTGHYADAKDFRDREKELDKILKGIELAQKHDLKVNLGHGLNYRNILAFRNVPGISEYSIGHAIMARAIYVGLDRAVRDMAGLVRTFAD, translated from the coding sequence ATGCCAGTTCTCGTCGTCAATGTGGACCATGTTGCCACCCTTCGCCAGGCCCGGATGGGCATCGAGCCGGAGCCCGTCACGGCCGCCTACATGGCGGAAACTGCCGGAGCCACCGGAATCATTGTCCATCTGCGCGAGGATCGCAGGCATATTCAGGACCGGGACGTGGAACTGATCAAGGCCACCTGCAACACCCGTCTGCATCTGGAAATGGCAGCAACCGGGGAAATGCAGTCCATCGCCCTGAAAGTGAATCCGGAAATGGTCTGTCTGGTCCCGGAAAAACGTCAGGAACTCACCACAGAAGGTGGCCTGAACTGCATTGGCCGCGAACAGGAATTGCGCGAATTTCTGAAACCGATCCACGATCAGGGCATCAGAGCCAGCCTGTTCATCGACGCGGACCCGGCCCAGATCGAAGCTGCCGCAGCCATCGGCAGCGAATTCATCGAAATCCACACCGGTCACTATGCGGATGCCAAGGATTTCCGCGACAGAGAAAAGGAACTGGACAAGATTCTGAAAGGCATCGAACTGGCCCAGAAGCACGATCTCAAGGTGAATCTGGGACATGGCCTGAACTACCGCAACATTCTGGCCTTCAGGAATGTGCCGGGCATCAGCGAATATTCCATCGGACACGCCATCATGGCCCGCGCCATCTATGTGGGGCTGGACCGGGCCGTGCGCGACATGGCCGGACTTGTCAGAACCTTCGCGGACTAG
- a CDS encoding holo-[acyl-carrier-protein] synthase, which translates to MIKGIGTDLAELDRIRMLHEKFGERFARKILTPDELAQLPGKNPVPRLAALFAGKEAAVKALGTGFANGIHFKCVEILHAKSGKPEIAFLGAGQERFRELGATRAHISLTHSRDTAAATVILEG; encoded by the coding sequence ATGATAAAAGGCATAGGCACAGACCTTGCGGAACTGGATCGCATCCGCATGCTCCATGAAAAATTCGGAGAACGGTTCGCCCGGAAAATCCTGACCCCGGACGAACTCGCTCAACTGCCCGGGAAAAACCCCGTGCCCAGACTCGCGGCCCTGTTTGCGGGCAAGGAAGCCGCGGTCAAGGCCCTGGGCACCGGGTTCGCCAACGGCATTCATTTCAAATGCGTTGAAATACTCCACGCCAAATCCGGCAAACCGGAAATAGCCTTTTTGGGCGCTGGTCAGGAAAGATTCAGGGAACTGGGTGCGACCCGGGCACACATCTCCCTGACCCATTCCCGTGACACTGCGGCGGCAACCGTGATACTGGAGGGCTGA
- a CDS encoding NAD(P)H-hydrate dehydratase, whose translation MLTPLPTPAEMSTWDSETIQGLGFPGAALMETASREALNVLLREYGPVTGRTVYCFAGSGNNGGDAFALSRHLLDMDAKVSVFHTKPKKRYRGETRMHLNWAREVGVPIHYLSQTDISTLPQPDIIVDGILGTGFAGELRPDALELIRTLNSMGSHAFVLAIDIPSGLNGMTGQPQPEAIRANATATFEAAKLGLAMPEARTYTGKVHVRSIGIPRKIRENLPTRHYLIEPDIMNHIPVPGLDMHKGTAGHVVIVGGSPGLTGAPHLAALGALRAGAGLATIACPGALAQSIKAGSPDIMTLALGCGPDWDRDCLAQLLEHSRRFDAAVVGPGLGRDPKTVDFLRAFVAEWPTHVVYDADALFALAQTPELIGQFGYHTVLTPHPGEMARLAGVSTAEIQADRIGAVRAFTESTSATLVLKGAGTIVANEVMTCLSPFAEPNLAVGGSGDVLSGIIGALTAQGMPPVRAASLAVYWHGLAGKLLRKEYPMRGNLAHEIADMLPRAAKEHCNAES comes from the coding sequence ATGCTGACTCCCCTGCCCACTCCAGCCGAAATGTCCACCTGGGACTCGGAAACCATACAGGGCCTCGGATTTCCCGGGGCCGCACTCATGGAAACCGCCAGCCGCGAGGCCCTGAACGTACTCCTGCGGGAATACGGCCCCGTGACAGGCAGAACCGTGTACTGCTTCGCAGGTTCCGGCAACAACGGCGGCGATGCGTTCGCCCTTTCCCGCCACCTTCTGGACATGGACGCCAAGGTGTCCGTATTCCACACCAAGCCCAAGAAGCGCTACCGTGGCGAAACCCGGATGCACCTGAACTGGGCGCGCGAAGTCGGTGTGCCAATACATTATCTTTCCCAAACCGACATCAGCACCCTGCCCCAGCCGGACATCATCGTGGACGGCATTCTGGGCACCGGATTCGCCGGAGAACTCCGACCGGATGCGCTGGAACTGATCCGCACCCTGAACAGCATGGGCTCTCACGCCTTTGTGCTGGCCATCGACATCCCCTCCGGCCTGAACGGCATGACAGGACAGCCACAGCCCGAAGCCATCCGGGCGAATGCCACGGCCACGTTCGAAGCGGCAAAACTCGGTCTGGCCATGCCCGAGGCCCGGACCTACACCGGAAAGGTGCATGTCCGCTCCATCGGCATTCCCAGGAAGATTCGTGAGAACCTGCCAACCCGTCACTACCTGATAGAACCGGACATCATGAACCACATCCCGGTCCCCGGCCTGGACATGCACAAGGGCACGGCCGGACATGTCGTGATCGTGGGCGGTTCCCCGGGATTGACCGGCGCGCCGCATCTGGCCGCACTCGGTGCCTTGCGAGCAGGAGCGGGCCTCGCCACCATCGCCTGCCCCGGTGCGCTGGCCCAGAGCATCAAGGCGGGCAGCCCGGACATCATGACGCTGGCGCTGGGATGCGGACCGGACTGGGACCGGGATTGTCTGGCCCAACTTCTCGAGCATTCCCGCAGGTTCGACGCGGCCGTTGTGGGCCCCGGTCTGGGAAGGGACCCGAAAACGGTTGATTTCCTCCGGGCTTTTGTTGCAGAGTGGCCGACGCACGTCGTGTACGATGCCGATGCGTTGTTCGCTCTGGCCCAAACGCCGGAACTGATCGGACAATTCGGATACCACACCGTACTCACCCCGCACCCCGGAGAAATGGCCCGTCTGGCGGGCGTTTCCACGGCCGAAATTCAGGCCGACCGGATCGGGGCGGTCCGGGCTTTCACGGAAAGCACGTCGGCAACTCTGGTTCTCAAGGGAGCCGGAACCATCGTGGCCAACGAGGTGATGACCTGCCTGTCCCCATTCGCCGAGCCCAATCTCGCTGTCGGCGGTTCCGGAGACGTGCTTTCGGGCATCATCGGCGCATTGACAGCGCAGGGCATGCCGCCCGTCCGCGCCGCGAGTCTGGCCGTGTACTGGCACGGGCTGGCAGGAAAACTGTTACGAAAAGAATATCCAATGAGGGGCAATCTGGCCCATGAAATCGCGGACATGCTTCCGCGAGCCGCAAAGGAGCATTGCAATGCTGAAAGCTGA
- a CDS encoding CBS domain-containing protein has product MLKAEDIMTVKCVTFTPDTEISVAAKTLLEKKINGAPVLEDGKVVGVLCQSDLVAQQKKVTLPSFFTLLDGVFPLSSHDELEAEMKKITALTVGDAMTAAPTFVTPESTVEEIATLMANAKLYTLPVIDNGELVGVVGKEDVLRTLVQGQ; this is encoded by the coding sequence ATGCTGAAAGCTGAAGACATCATGACCGTCAAATGCGTCACCTTTACTCCGGACACCGAAATCTCCGTTGCGGCCAAAACCCTGCTTGAAAAAAAAATCAATGGTGCTCCGGTACTGGAAGACGGCAAGGTCGTGGGCGTGCTCTGCCAATCCGATCTGGTCGCCCAGCAGAAAAAGGTGACGCTGCCTTCCTTCTTCACTCTGCTCGACGGCGTGTTTCCCCTATCCTCTCATGATGAGCTGGAAGCCGAGATGAAAAAGATCACGGCCCTGACCGTGGGCGACGCCATGACCGCGGCGCCGACCTTCGTGACTCCGGAGTCCACTGTCGAGGAAATCGCGACCCTGATGGCCAACGCCAAGTTGTATACCCTTCCGGTCATCGACAATGGCGAACTGGTGGGCGTCGTGGGCAAGGAAGACGTGTTGCGTACCCTTGTGCAAGGGCAATAA
- the tsaE gene encoding tRNA (adenosine(37)-N6)-threonylcarbamoyltransferase complex ATPase subunit type 1 TsaE has translation MLLTLRLHTAEDTLELGRILAQVLAAARPVPALLLQGNLGSGKTTLIRGLVESLPGSELAEVSSPSFNIFNLYPTVPPVAHFDLYRLEGMPPDESLFEFLGAPSTLTAVEWIQFLDREYWPDNGLFLEWKPCETGRTLEMHAIGKDAEGLIETLKPRLERFVGAKRPK, from the coding sequence ATGCTTCTGACGCTCCGCCTGCATACCGCCGAAGACACCCTTGAACTGGGGAGGATACTGGCACAGGTACTGGCGGCAGCCCGTCCCGTGCCGGCCCTGCTCCTTCAGGGGAATCTCGGCTCCGGCAAAACCACGCTGATCCGCGGATTGGTGGAATCCCTGCCCGGCTCGGAACTCGCTGAAGTTTCGAGTCCGAGTTTCAATATTTTCAATCTGTATCCGACCGTCCCGCCTGTCGCCCATTTCGACCTGTACCGTCTGGAGGGCATGCCTCCGGACGAATCCCTGTTCGAATTTCTGGGCGCCCCATCCACTCTCACGGCAGTCGAATGGATACAGTTTCTGGACCGGGAATACTGGCCGGACAACGGCCTGTTTCTGGAATGGAAGCCGTGCGAGACTGGACGAACCCTCGAAATGCATGCCATTGGAAAGGATGCCGAGGGTCTGATCGAAACACTGAAACCCCGGCTGGAGAGGTTTGTCGGGGCAAAGAGGCCAAAATGA
- a CDS encoding aspartate kinase encodes MNIVVQKFGGTSVRNLECQRQVMKKVLRPLRDGNKVVVVLSAMSGETNRLLDLAREWSSTPDPAETDTLVSTGEQVSCSLFAMLLKNQGIQARSVLGFQVPITTDGSHGRARIMDIDADKLKGLLEEYDVLVMAGFQGCSDCGRITTLGRGGSDTSAVALAAALEADLCEIYTDVPGVFTTDPNICSDARKLDRIVYDEMLEMASMGAKVLQIRSVEFAKKYNVTVHVRSTFSDEPGTIVTQEDENMEAALVSGIAYDRDQARVTLVHVIDKPGVSATIFGPLADKKILVDMIVQNPSKDGVTDMTFTVPRADLDQTVKILDKLKYEIGYEELRSDLNVAKITIIGVGMRSHSGVASRAFRALADENVNILMISTSEIKVTCLIDDKYTELAVRTLHKAFQLEEEQTIRE; translated from the coding sequence ATGAACATCGTTGTACAAAAATTCGGAGGAACCTCGGTCCGCAACCTCGAATGCCAGCGCCAGGTCATGAAAAAAGTGCTTCGCCCTCTGCGGGACGGCAACAAGGTCGTGGTGGTGCTCTCCGCCATGTCCGGCGAGACCAATCGGCTGCTGGACCTGGCCCGGGAATGGTCTTCCACCCCGGACCCGGCGGAAACCGATACGCTTGTTTCCACGGGCGAGCAGGTCTCCTGTTCGCTTTTCGCCATGCTGCTCAAGAATCAGGGCATTCAGGCCCGCTCCGTGCTCGGCTTTCAGGTCCCCATCACGACCGACGGCTCCCACGGCAGGGCCCGAATCATGGACATAGACGCGGACAAGCTCAAAGGTCTGCTTGAGGAATACGACGTGCTGGTCATGGCCGGCTTTCAGGGATGCAGCGATTGCGGCCGCATCACCACCTTGGGCCGCGGCGGTTCCGATACGTCCGCAGTTGCTCTGGCCGCCGCCCTTGAGGCCGACCTCTGTGAGATCTATACCGACGTCCCCGGCGTATTCACCACGGACCCCAATATTTGCAGCGATGCTCGAAAGCTGGACAGAATCGTCTACGACGAGATGCTGGAAATGGCCAGCATGGGTGCCAAGGTGCTCCAAATCCGCTCTGTTGAATTTGCCAAGAAATACAATGTTACCGTACATGTCCGCTCCACCTTTTCCGATGAGCCGGGCACCATAGTCACTCAGGAGGATGAAAACATGGAAGCTGCACTTGTTTCCGGAATCGCTTACGACCGGGATCAGGCTCGCGTCACTCTTGTTCACGTCATTGACAAGCCCGGCGTTTCCGCCACCATTTTCGGTCCCCTGGCCGACAAGAAGATTCTCGTGGACATGATCGTCCAGAACCCGAGCAAGGACGGTGTCACGGACATGACCTTCACCGTGCCTCGCGCCGACCTTGACCAGACCGTCAAAATCCTGGACAAACTGAAATATGAAATAGGCTACGAGGAGCTGCGTTCCGACCTGAACGTAGCCAAGATCACGATTATCGGCGTCGGCATGCGCAGCCACTCGGGTGTGGCCTCCCGGGCGTTCCGCGCGCTTGCCGACGAGAATGTGAACATCCTGATGATCAGCACTTCCGAGATCAAGGTCACATGCCTCATAGACGACAAATACACCGAACTTGCGGTGCGAACTCTTCACAAGGCTTTTCAGCTGGAAGAAGAACAAACAATACGAGAATAA
- the cimA gene encoding citramalate synthase → MKQVKIYDTTLRDGTQAEELNLTHEDKLRIARKLDEFGIHYIEGGWPGSNPTDRKFFDAVKRQPLKNAKTTAFGSTHLAKLTPESDPNLAALLEAGTDAITIFGKTWDLHATTALGVPLERNLELIANSLGYLRPRTPELFFDAEHFFDGFKNNPEYALTCLRTAHEAGADVLVLCDTNGGTLTAEVGEIIRTVREELPEAALGIHAHNDSELAVANSLEAVRLGAVQVQGTMNGYGERCGNANLCSIIPNLELKCGIHCVGADNLRRLAATSHFVSETANLRPFMRQPFVGASAFAHKGGVHVSAILKDSRTYEHIRPELVGNGQRVLLSDLAGRSNIMFKARELGYDLGKNDPTLDRLLKELKLRESMGYEYSVADASFELILLKALGKELDYFHFRNFFVVDAKREEDPEPFSEATVIVEVKGEVEHTAATGMGPVNALDRALRKGLKRFYPGLSDIRLLDFKVRVLSGVMRDTGGTASFVRVLVESGDRESRWTTMGVSHNIIEASWQAVVDSIKYKLYKDDLRRQAD, encoded by the coding sequence ATGAAACAGGTCAAAATATACGACACCACGCTCAGGGACGGAACCCAGGCCGAGGAACTGAACCTCACTCACGAGGACAAACTCCGCATAGCCAGAAAACTGGACGAATTCGGCATCCACTACATCGAGGGAGGCTGGCCGGGTTCCAACCCAACAGACAGAAAATTCTTTGACGCCGTCAAACGGCAACCGCTCAAGAACGCGAAGACAACCGCGTTCGGCAGCACGCATCTGGCCAAGCTCACGCCGGAAAGCGATCCCAATCTCGCGGCCCTGCTCGAAGCGGGCACGGACGCCATCACCATCTTCGGAAAGACATGGGACCTCCACGCCACGACGGCGTTGGGGGTCCCACTGGAACGCAACCTCGAACTCATCGCCAACAGCCTCGGGTATCTCAGACCACGGACTCCCGAACTCTTCTTCGACGCGGAACACTTCTTCGACGGATTCAAAAACAATCCGGAATACGCCCTGACCTGTCTCAGGACAGCCCACGAGGCCGGGGCCGACGTGCTCGTGCTATGCGACACCAACGGCGGCACCCTGACTGCCGAGGTCGGCGAAATCATTCGCACGGTCCGCGAAGAACTGCCCGAAGCCGCTCTCGGCATCCATGCGCACAATGATTCCGAACTTGCGGTGGCCAACTCTCTGGAAGCGGTCCGGCTCGGCGCGGTGCAGGTTCAGGGCACCATGAACGGCTACGGTGAACGGTGCGGCAATGCCAACCTCTGCTCGATCATCCCGAATCTCGAACTCAAATGCGGCATCCACTGCGTGGGCGCAGACAACCTCAGACGACTGGCCGCCACCTCCCATTTCGTAAGCGAGACAGCCAACCTGCGCCCCTTCATGCGCCAGCCGTTCGTGGGCGCATCCGCCTTTGCACACAAGGGCGGCGTGCATGTCAGTGCCATTCTCAAGGACTCCCGGACCTACGAACACATTCGACCGGAACTGGTCGGCAACGGACAGCGGGTGCTCCTGTCCGACCTTGCCGGGCGCAGCAACATCATGTTCAAGGCCCGGGAACTCGGCTATGATCTGGGCAAGAACGATCCGACTCTGGACCGGCTGCTCAAGGAATTGAAGCTCAGGGAAAGCATGGGCTACGAATATTCCGTGGCCGACGCCTCCTTCGAACTCATCCTGCTCAAGGCATTGGGCAAGGAACTGGACTACTTCCACTTCCGCAACTTCTTCGTTGTGGACGCAAAACGCGAGGAAGACCCGGAGCCCTTTTCCGAGGCCACGGTCATCGTGGAGGTCAAGGGCGAGGTGGAACACACCGCAGCCACGGGCATGGGACCGGTCAACGCTCTTGACCGCGCCCTGCGCAAGGGGCTGAAACGCTTCTATCCGGGACTTTCGGACATACGCCTGCTCGACTTCAAGGTCCGCGTCCTGTCCGGAGTCATGCGCGACACGGGTGGAACCGCCTCGTTTGTCCGCGTGCTGGTGGAATCCGGCGACAGGGAATCGCGCTGGACCACCATGGGCGTCTCCCACAACATCATTGAAGCGAGCTGGCAGGCCGTGGTGGATTCCATCAAGTACAAGCTGTACAAGGACGACCTCCGGCGACAGGCGGATTGA
- a CDS encoding EAL and HDOD domain-containing protein codes for MLSDETMELGDSSLFLVRQPVFDRDRNVWGYELKTNAVEALDGLVQENMVDAFRDTLAAIGENAGIDKKIFVSADLEELLGEGDTPIDWGNCVVTFSGESAGSREHRLFVETMKQFGGTMLLDQDVGAEVFDELAAEADIFRVSLAGKSPRDIVKARHSLKDFPGRFLASDIESWEAYEGTRALGFDLFQGSFFSRPFIDPERDISSGNVAKLQLLRELNNSACELDELSAIISTDVALSYKLLKYINSASFGMRNRIRSIPQAVSLLGLKEVRHWAMVVIMADLDPTPRGEELAYMALQRARFLGKLASVLSRLPQSGESMFLLGLFSKLDALLSYDMRQALADIPLDHDMKAALCGEENEYREWLDMLDAVEQARWGYANGFIVRFGACLTKAATEYLKASSWAARQLPNIR; via the coding sequence ATGCTTTCCGACGAAACCATGGAACTCGGCGACAGTTCGCTTTTTCTCGTTCGGCAACCGGTTTTTGACCGGGACAGGAACGTTTGGGGGTACGAACTCAAAACGAATGCTGTCGAGGCCTTGGATGGGCTCGTTCAGGAAAACATGGTGGACGCGTTTCGGGATACTCTGGCCGCCATCGGCGAGAATGCCGGAATCGACAAGAAAATATTCGTCAGCGCGGATCTTGAGGAACTGCTTGGCGAGGGAGACACCCCCATCGACTGGGGCAATTGCGTTGTCACCTTTTCCGGCGAGTCGGCCGGGTCCCGGGAACATCGTCTTTTCGTCGAGACCATGAAGCAATTCGGCGGAACAATGCTGCTGGATCAGGATGTCGGAGCCGAAGTCTTTGATGAACTTGCCGCAGAGGCCGACATCTTTCGGGTTTCACTGGCTGGAAAATCTCCAAGGGATATTGTCAAGGCGAGACATTCGCTCAAGGATTTTCCCGGCAGGTTTCTTGCGTCGGACATTGAAAGCTGGGAAGCCTATGAAGGGACGCGGGCTCTCGGATTCGATCTGTTTCAGGGTTCGTTTTTCAGCCGTCCGTTCATTGATCCGGAAAGGGATATTTCTTCGGGAAACGTGGCCAAGCTGCAACTGCTGCGGGAATTGAACAATTCGGCTTGCGAGCTTGACGAGCTGTCGGCCATCATTTCCACGGACGTCGCCTTGAGCTACAAGCTGCTCAAATACATCAATTCCGCATCCTTCGGCATGCGCAACCGCATCCGTTCCATTCCGCAGGCCGTTTCCCTCCTCGGACTCAAGGAGGTGCGTCATTGGGCCATGGTCGTGATCATGGCCGACCTTGACCCCACACCCAGGGGAGAAGAACTGGCATACATGGCCTTGCAGCGTGCCCGGTTTCTGGGGAAGCTTGCTTCGGTCCTGTCCCGGTTGCCGCAAAGCGGGGAATCCATGTTTCTGCTCGGCCTCTTTTCCAAACTGGATGCACTGCTTTCCTATGACATGCGTCAGGCTCTGGCCGACATTCCGCTTGATCATGACATGAAGGCGGCCTTGTGCGGCGAGGAAAACGAATATCGGGAGTGGCTGGACATGCTGGACGCCGTGGAACAGGCCCGTTGGGGATATGCCAACGGGTTCATCGTCCGGTTCGGCGCCTGCCTGACCAAGGCTGCCACGGAATATCTCAAGGCCTCGTCATGGGCGGCTCGGCAACTGCCGAACATCCGCTGA
- the gap gene encoding type I glyceraldehyde-3-phosphate dehydrogenase gives MAVKVGLNGFGRIGRYMARLLAEETELELVQVNARASNEDLAHLLKYDSVHGRFMDVEANDDGFVMAGKQVKVTRNAPGEWDWSGCDLVVESTGKFRDRESCEKHMAGGARKVIISAPGQNPDVTIVMGVNDQDLKPEHRIISNASCTTNCLAPAAKVINDTFGIKHGIMTTVHSYTMSQRILDGSHKDIRRARACAVNMVPTTTGAAKAVGLVIPELNGVLDGMAIRVPTPNVSLVDLVCELEKPTTVEEVNAALKAASNENMGYTEEPLVSVDFMGSTHGGVVDSQLTRVMGGTQLKLIIWYDNEAGFTNQLVRLTRKVAGTL, from the coding sequence ATGGCAGTTAAAGTTGGCCTCAATGGTTTTGGACGTATCGGCCGCTACATGGCCCGTTTGCTGGCCGAAGAAACCGAGCTGGAACTGGTACAGGTGAATGCCCGCGCTTCCAATGAAGACCTGGCCCATCTGCTCAAGTACGACTCGGTGCACGGCCGTTTCATGGATGTGGAGGCCAATGATGACGGCTTTGTCATGGCCGGGAAGCAGGTCAAGGTGACCCGCAATGCACCGGGGGAATGGGATTGGTCCGGTTGCGATCTGGTTGTGGAATCCACGGGCAAGTTCCGTGATCGCGAGAGCTGCGAGAAGCACATGGCTGGCGGTGCCAGAAAGGTCATCATCAGCGCTCCCGGACAGAATCCGGACGTGACCATCGTCATGGGCGTGAACGATCAGGACCTCAAGCCCGAACACAGGATCATTTCCAACGCCTCCTGCACCACCAATTGTCTGGCGCCGGCTGCCAAGGTGATCAACGACACCTTCGGCATCAAGCACGGCATCATGACCACGGTGCATTCCTATACCATGAGCCAGCGCATTCTCGACGGTTCCCACAAGGACATCCGTCGCGCCCGCGCCTGCGCCGTGAACATGGTTCCCACCACCACTGGTGCGGCCAAGGCCGTGGGGCTGGTCATCCCCGAACTGAACGGCGTGCTGGATGGCATGGCCATCCGCGTTCCCACTCCCAACGTGTCTCTGGTGGATCTGGTGTGCGAACTGGAAAAGCCCACCACCGTGGAAGAGGTGAACGCCGCGCTCAAGGCCGCGTCCAACGAGAACATGGGCTACACCGAAGAGCCTCTCGTTTCCGTGGATTTCATGGGCTCCACCCACGGCGGCGTAGTTGACTCGCAGCTGACCCGTGTCATGGGCGGCACCCAGCTCAAGCTGATCATCTGGTACGACAACGAGGCCGGTTTCACGAATCAGCTCGTGCGTCTGACCCGCAAGGTCGCTGGTACGCTGTAG